From the genome of Pelobates fuscus isolate aPelFus1 chromosome 6, aPelFus1.pri, whole genome shotgun sequence, one region includes:
- the TNS4 gene encoding tensin-4 translates to MSQVIPNHVLRVGQTVSLASKDESDAFRQGVHPMCISMNNKCSYFTTERYTGQVATQVNGHVLPNTAVYGEKNLVHGTNFRVAEKGSHSSSLPEQNRVPGGMIRNNYVAQQSTNTEVCDEGDPISPSLDISIDHLNQLILQLDPTFQPLPIKTEQFYNSSNQFSSSSQVSSSYKPETPKMSSSHEIKCVNVHSDPRRNVCHENIQRSASPTPNSEGILISRGTQRDNCTTNGNVVFNETHSHVNGHLDRHQSPSTGGYNQVSEGIAIPHQRLNHYNANISSSVGSENIPNPLYQFRNYDVSSMSNSPGSDTSYILGSTQSLLNDEIDGQQLPGRIAESPFGSLGSFSQLNSPGMMSPSSSIHYFDQNPDVCSHPALSMIANQSKTFSRLSTKGHANSCPASVASSSMDIPILLVNGCPESQDRSSMSSTSFHGSQRRKSSSSFNRANKTYSDSSISTFSDSSNREGQTGMKFVMATSKQWFQPSITRDKAIEFLKDKEPGTFLIRDSTTFRGSFGLAMKVPGVQSKTGKDSSELVRHFLIESSAKGVHLKGASDEPYFGSLSALVHQHSITSLSLPCKLLIPDKDQHNGESSPDSPPGPAVSELNTSTACNVLYLNSVSTETLTGSSAIQKAVSVTFEKTNLPMQTIVHFKANEQGVTLTDVQRKVFFRRHYPLSTLNFCSVDPELRKWQKHCRSSRIFGFVAKNPTDASDNVCHIFAEYDAIQPVSPLITFLTNLIQQQEKL, encoded by the exons ATGTCCCAGGTGATACCCAATCATGTGTTGCGTGTGGGGCAAACCGTTTCATTGGCATCCAAGGATGAAAGTGACGCTTTCAGACAAGGTGTACATCCAATGTGCATCTCCATGAACAATAAATGCTCTTACTTCACCACTGAGAGATATACGGGACAGGTCGCAACACAAGTCAACGGTCATGTGTTGCCCAACacagctgtgtatggagagaagaATCTTGTCCACGGAACAAATTTCAGGGTAGCAGAGAAAGGATCTCACAGCAGCAGCCTGCCTGAACAAAACAGGGTACCAGGAGGTATGATCCGCAACAATTATGTTGCACAGCAATCAACAAATACTGAAGTCTGTGATGAAGGAGACCCTATATCTCCTTCATTGGATATCTCCATTGATCATTTAAACCAACTCATTTTACAGTTGGATCCTACATTCCAACCCTTGCCAATCAAAACTGAGCAGTTCTATAATAGTTCAAACCAGTTCTCTTCTTCAAGTCAGGTGTCTTCGTCATACAAGCCAGAGACTCCGAAGATGTCAAGTTCACATG AGATAAAATGTGTGAATGTTCATAGTGATCCCAGAAGAAATGTTTGTCATGAGAACATTCAAAGATCAGCAAGTCCTACTCCAAATTCCGAAGGCATCTTAATCTCCAGAGGAACTCAAAGAGACAACTGTACAACTAATGGCAATGTTGTCTTCAATGAGACTCATTCGCATGTAAATGGACATCTGGATCGACACCAAAGCCCATCTACTGGAGGTTACAACCAGGTCTCAGAGGGTATTGCCATCCCACATCAGAGATTGAACCATTATAATGCCAACATTTCTTCATCCGTGGGTTCAGAAAACATTCCGAATCCCCTGTACCAATTTCGAAATTATGACGTCTCCAGCATGTCCAACAGTCCAGGTTCTGATACCAGCTACATTCTGGGAAG TACCCAGTCACTTCTCAATGATGAAATTGATGGTCAGCAATTGCCTGGAAGAATAGCAGAAAGTCCCTTCGGGTCTTTGGGATCATTTTCCCAACTAAACAGCCCAGGAATGATGTCCCCTTCTTCATCCATACATTACTTTGACCAGAACCCAGATGTTTGCAGTCACCCAGCATTGTCTATGATAGCCAACCAGTCAAAGACATTTTCACGACTTTCTACAAAGGGTCATGCCAACAGTTGCCCTGCATCAGTTGCCAGTTCTAGCATGGACATCCCTATTCTGCTTGTAAATGGATGCCCAGAGAGTCAAGACAGATCCTCTATGTCTTCGACAAGTTTCCATGGAAGCCAAAGACGAAAAAGTTCCTCCAGTTTCAATAGAGCGAATAAGACCTACTCAGATTCTTCCATCTCAACCTTTTCTGACA GTTCCAACAGAGAGGGGCAAACAGGCATGAAATTTGTAATGGCCACTTCGAAGCAGTGGTTCCAGCCTAGCATTACAAGAGACAAAG CTATTGAGTTTCTGAAGGACAAAGAACCTGGAACATTTCTTATCAGAGACAGCACAACCTTCCGGGGGTCCTTTGGACTAGCCATGAAAGTCCCTGGGGTACAATCCAAAACAG GCAAGGACTCGAGTGAACTTGTACGACATTTCCTGATTGAATCATCAGCCAAAGGTGTTCACCTAAAAGGTGCATCTGATGAACCATACTTCG GAAGTCTTTCTGCACTTGTACATCAACACAGCATTACTTCCTTGTCTCTACCTTGCAAATTATTAATCCCAGATAAAG ATCAGCATAACGGGGAAAGCAGTCCGGATTCTCCTCCAGGACCCGCTGTGTCTGAGCTAAACACGTCAACTG CATGCAATGTCCTGTATCTAAATTCCGTCAGTACTGAGACACTGACGGGGTCAAGTGCAATCCAGAAAGCTGTATCTGTTACGTTTGAGAAGACTAACCTACCCATGCAAACCATCGTACACTTCAAAGCCAATGAGCAAGGCGTTACTTTGACTGACGTCCAGCGCAA AGTTTTCTTCCGCCGTCATTATCCACTTTCAACCCTAAACTTCTGCAGTGTGGATCCTGAGCTAAGAAA